Proteins encoded within one genomic window of Sphingomonas sp. NBWT7:
- a CDS encoding MucR family transcriptional regulator encodes MSDSTDTVALATELTIAWLANPNTRVEVDAVPAFLATMHKTVSKLGPATADQEEAAPEFERAVSVRKSLADPNFIISMIDGKQYKSLKRHLSRHGLTPEDYRVRYGLKADYPMTAPTYSAARSATAKAIGLGRRVVEKAADAITDEKPAPKSRKGNSLANAKAAAKAHLGSDTD; translated from the coding sequence ATGAGTGACTCCACAGATACCGTCGCACTGGCTACCGAACTAACGATTGCTTGGCTCGCCAACCCCAATACGCGCGTTGAGGTAGATGCGGTTCCTGCGTTCCTGGCGACCATGCACAAGACGGTTTCCAAGTTAGGCCCGGCGACTGCGGACCAGGAAGAGGCAGCACCGGAGTTCGAGCGCGCTGTAAGCGTGCGAAAATCGCTCGCTGACCCAAACTTTATCATCAGCATGATCGACGGGAAGCAGTACAAGTCGCTCAAGCGGCATCTTTCCCGGCATGGACTAACACCCGAAGATTATCGCGTCCGGTACGGTTTAAAGGCCGACTATCCCATGACCGCCCCGACATACAGCGCTGCACGCAGCGCTACAGCGAAGGCGATTGGTTTAGGGCGGAGGGTTGTAGAGAAGGCCGCTGACGCGATTACCGATGAAAAGCCCGCCCCTAAGTCACGCAAGGGTAATAGCCTTGCTAATGCAAAGGCTGCTGCAAAGGCGCATCTAGGCAGCGATACAGATTAA
- a CDS encoding DUF3489 domain-containing protein, producing the protein MSLTDTQSILLSSAAHRGSGSVYPLPASITAGPGPVARTLNLLAKRGLIEERETSLPDEVWRVGDVTRYGMFVTAAGLVAIGVDDGAGQGCGRAAVPAPVQTKAAQVLALLRRSDGATLAELIAGTGWLPHTTRAFLTGLRKKGRTLEKSKRDGVTCYSIVEAG; encoded by the coding sequence ATGTCGCTTACCGACACCCAGAGCATCCTGCTGAGCAGCGCCGCGCACCGCGGCTCCGGCAGCGTTTACCCGCTGCCCGCCAGCATCACTGCCGGACCTGGCCCCGTCGCCCGTACTTTGAACCTGCTGGCCAAGCGCGGCCTCATTGAGGAGCGCGAGACCAGTTTGCCAGACGAGGTGTGGCGGGTCGGGGACGTGACACGCTACGGCATGTTCGTGACGGCGGCGGGTCTCGTCGCGATCGGCGTCGACGACGGAGCAGGGCAGGGGTGTGGGCGCGCTGCGGTGCCCGCGCCTGTCCAGACCAAGGCAGCACAAGTGCTCGCGCTGCTACGACGCTCGGACGGCGCAACGCTGGCCGAGCTGATCGCCGGCACCGGCTGGTTGCCGCACACCACGCGCGCGTTTCTGACCGGGCTGCGCAAGAAGGGCCGCACGCTCGAGAAGAGCAAGCGCGATGGCGTCACCTGCTACAGCATCGTGGAAGCCGGCTGA
- a CDS encoding DUF2924 domain-containing protein codes for MDVDAEIAALDALSSERLRQRWIVETGNAEPRVSPKLLRLALAWEIQARRLGGHTRETTRTLDQLVRGDTPTTPPAAGMRLVREWGGRVHVVVIDEDQVVRWDGKKWNSLSEVARAITGTRWSGPAFFGLKKKVAA; via the coding sequence ATGGACGTCGACGCCGAGATCGCCGCGCTGGACGCACTCTCCTCCGAGCGCCTGCGTCAGCGCTGGATCGTTGAGACCGGGAACGCGGAGCCGCGCGTCAGCCCGAAGCTGCTCCGGCTGGCGCTCGCCTGGGAGATCCAGGCGCGGCGCCTCGGCGGGCATACGCGCGAGACGACGCGCACGCTCGACCAGCTTGTGCGGGGCGATACGCCTACCACGCCGCCAGCTGCCGGCATGCGGCTGGTACGCGAGTGGGGCGGGCGGGTACATGTCGTGGTGATCGACGAGGATCAGGTGGTGCGCTGGGACGGCAAGAAATGGAACTCGCTATCCGAGGTAGCGCGCGCGATCACCGGCACGCGCTGGTCGGGGCCGGCGTTCTTCGGTCTGAAGAAGAAGGTGGCAGCATGA
- a CDS encoding recombinase family protein has protein sequence MSAAIRCAIYTRKSSDEGLEQDFNSLDAQREACTAYIRSQASQGWCEMPENYDDGGISGGTLERPALRRLMDDVAAGKIDIVVVYKVDRLSRSLFDFAKLVEAFEKADASFVSITQAFNTTSSMGRLTLNMLLSFAQFEREVTAERIRDKIAASKAKGMWMGGTPPLGYKPDGRSLAIVDEHAAIIRHIFTRYLALGNVRQLEAELKAQKIMVPQRASISGKPLGGVPFSRGTLYLILKRVTYTGRIAHGEKVYPGNHPAIIDVATFDAVQALLASNLQGTKRTRSQSESLLAGRIVDQHGAPLIVTHATKAGAGEGCTSRYRYYVSRALHHQETTSGIRVPAREIETLVTSRLASMFDDPVELVATAWLEVPGDRYADVQQRCTHIAAQQRLRRPDALAMLKQVQVHDNRIDLILDTAAVAAALGVTAHPSAPMIITLSDHVRLTRSGKAMRLVHGNGATASASPDCSLVKLMVQARRWWEELRRGEIDISRLAVREQVSAAYITRVVRLAFLSPQVTAAILAGKQRTGVNAKRLTLEEPIPASWQQQAASMLPIA, from the coding sequence ATGAGCGCGGCGATCCGCTGCGCGATCTATACGCGCAAGTCGTCGGACGAGGGCCTAGAGCAGGACTTCAATAGCCTCGACGCACAGCGTGAGGCATGTACCGCCTATATTCGTAGCCAGGCCTCGCAGGGCTGGTGCGAGATGCCCGAAAACTATGATGACGGCGGCATCTCGGGCGGTACGCTCGAGCGCCCGGCGCTACGCCGGCTGATGGACGATGTCGCTGCCGGCAAGATCGACATCGTCGTCGTCTACAAGGTCGACCGGCTAAGCCGCTCTTTGTTCGACTTCGCCAAGCTGGTCGAGGCGTTCGAGAAAGCGGACGCCAGCTTCGTCAGCATCACGCAGGCGTTCAATACTACCAGCAGCATGGGGCGGCTGACCCTCAACATGCTACTGTCCTTCGCGCAGTTCGAGCGCGAGGTGACCGCCGAGCGCATCCGTGACAAGATCGCTGCCAGCAAGGCAAAGGGCATGTGGATGGGCGGTACCCCGCCGCTCGGCTACAAGCCCGATGGGCGCAGTCTGGCGATAGTCGACGAACATGCTGCGATCATCCGGCACATCTTCACGCGCTATCTAGCGCTCGGCAATGTGCGCCAGCTCGAAGCCGAGCTGAAGGCGCAAAAGATCATGGTGCCGCAGCGCGCCAGTATCAGCGGCAAGCCGCTTGGTGGCGTACCGTTCTCACGCGGTACGCTCTACCTCATCCTCAAGCGGGTGACCTACACCGGCCGTATTGCGCACGGCGAGAAGGTCTACCCGGGCAACCACCCCGCGATCATCGATGTCGCCACGTTCGATGCGGTGCAGGCGTTGCTCGCCAGCAACCTTCAAGGGACCAAACGCACGCGCAGCCAGAGCGAGAGCCTGCTTGCCGGCAGGATCGTTGACCAGCACGGCGCGCCGCTAATCGTCACCCACGCGACGAAAGCCGGGGCAGGGGAGGGGTGCACTAGCCGCTACCGCTATTACGTCAGTCGCGCGCTACACCATCAGGAGACAACCAGCGGCATACGTGTCCCCGCACGCGAGATCGAGACGCTCGTCACCAGCCGGCTTGCTAGCATGTTCGACGATCCGGTCGAGTTGGTTGCCACCGCCTGGCTCGAGGTGCCCGGCGATCGCTATGCCGACGTCCAGCAGCGTTGCACCCACATCGCAGCGCAGCAGCGCCTGCGCAGGCCCGACGCACTTGCCATGCTCAAACAGGTGCAGGTGCACGACAATCGCATCGATCTCATCCTCGACACCGCTGCGGTTGCCGCCGCCCTCGGCGTAACCGCGCACCCCAGCGCCCCAATGATTATCACGCTCAGCGATCATGTGCGGCTGACCCGGTCGGGCAAGGCGATGCGGCTCGTGCACGGCAACGGCGCAACGGCAAGCGCTTCACCCGATTGCTCGCTGGTCAAACTCATGGTGCAGGCACGGCGCTGGTGGGAGGAGCTGCGCCGGGGCGAGATCGACATCAGCCGGCTTGCCGTTCGTGAGCAAGTCAGCGCCGCGTACATTACCCGCGTAGTGCGTCTGGCCTTCCTCTCGCCGCAGGTCACCGCTGCGATCCTGGCCGGCAAACAGCGTACCGGTGTTAACGCGAAAAGGCTGACGCTAGAAGAGCCGATACCGGCAAGCTGGCAGCAGCAGGCGGCAAGCATGCTGCCCATCGCTTAA